From a region of the Geothrix sp. 21YS21S-2 genome:
- a CDS encoding response regulator transcription factor, with product MNEPKILLVEDELSLAEGIKLNLELEGLPCTWVTRGDDALKRILAGQYELVILDVMLPGMDGFTVCQKVREAKNYTPILFLTAKNTEDDRVRGFETGGDDYLGKPFQVTELLLRIRAILRREDWYRNRSLSGRQRFGEYWVDFENFCGEGPHGSFVLGVKECMILKLLMEQSGQVVSRTDILDKVWGEETYPTTRTVDNFIVRIRRAMEKDAHAPRWVHTVRSVGYLFDPEGTPRRGEE from the coding sequence ATGAATGAACCCAAGATCCTCCTGGTAGAAGACGAGCTCAGTCTCGCCGAAGGGATCAAGCTCAACCTCGAGCTCGAAGGCCTTCCGTGCACCTGGGTCACCCGCGGCGACGACGCCCTCAAGCGCATCCTGGCCGGGCAGTACGAGCTGGTGATCCTGGACGTGATGCTGCCGGGCATGGACGGCTTCACCGTCTGCCAGAAGGTCCGCGAGGCCAAGAACTACACGCCCATCCTCTTCCTCACCGCCAAGAACACCGAGGACGACCGGGTCCGGGGCTTCGAGACCGGGGGCGACGACTACCTGGGCAAGCCCTTCCAGGTGACCGAGCTGCTCCTGAGGATCCGGGCGATCCTGCGCCGGGAGGACTGGTACCGGAACCGGAGCCTCAGCGGCCGCCAGCGGTTCGGGGAGTACTGGGTGGACTTCGAGAACTTCTGCGGGGAGGGCCCCCACGGCTCCTTCGTGCTGGGCGTCAAGGAGTGCATGATCCTCAAGCTCCTCATGGAGCAGTCCGGCCAGGTGGTGAGCCGCACCGACATCCTGGACAAGGTCTGGGGCGAGGAGACCTACCCCACCACGCGCACCGTGGACAACTTCATCGTCCGCATCCGCCGCGCCATGGAGAAGGACGCCCACGCCCCCCGGTGGGTCCACACCGTGCGCAGCGTGGGCTACCTCTTCGACCCCGAAGGCACGCCCAGGCGCGGAGAGGAGTAG
- the rpsF gene encoding 30S ribosomal protein S6 — protein MRRYETIFIASPTLTDEQAEELVKHFEGIIAEQNGELLKTEKWGRKKLAYEVQKFSEGYYTLFDMNAGPTLIAELERRFRNHDSVIKYLSVRMDEQTKAAERQKVRYEREGRRKAQAGIKERSLEEVMG, from the coding sequence ATGCGTCGCTATGAGACCATCTTCATCGCCTCCCCTACGTTGACTGACGAACAGGCTGAAGAGCTTGTGAAGCACTTCGAGGGGATCATTGCCGAGCAGAATGGCGAGCTGCTCAAGACCGAAAAGTGGGGCCGCAAGAAGCTGGCCTACGAAGTGCAGAAGTTCAGCGAGGGCTACTACACCCTGTTCGACATGAACGCGGGTCCCACCCTGATCGCCGAACTCGAGCGGCGCTTCCGCAACCACGACTCCGTTATCAAGTACCTGTCCGTCCGCATGGACGAGCAGACCAAGGCCGCGGAGCGCCAGAAGGTGCGCTACGAGCGCGAAGGCCGCCGCAAGGCCCAGGCCGGTATCAAGGAACGTTCCCTTGAAGAGGTGATGGGATGA
- a CDS encoding DUF6677 family protein — translation MSEAKPLPKLPAPLRGAKAFNACWKPVLLNWLVPGLGYWLIGEKGRAKALFSVTVVFLVLGFLQLQYGAVDGIKGGVYVPQLVPLQWMPTLGAAATAGAGPVYAVFGFLFGGVGTEPVRNLVQEYGASYVMVTGLLNWLACFDIFDRTTGRWVWRLPQDEQDALAGKDAPDAK, via the coding sequence ATGAGCGAAGCCAAACCCCTGCCCAAGCTGCCGGCCCCCCTGCGGGGCGCCAAGGCGTTCAACGCCTGCTGGAAGCCGGTGCTCCTCAACTGGCTCGTGCCGGGCCTAGGCTACTGGCTCATCGGCGAGAAGGGGCGGGCCAAGGCGCTCTTCTCCGTCACCGTCGTCTTCCTCGTCCTGGGCTTCCTGCAGCTGCAGTACGGCGCGGTGGACGGCATCAAGGGCGGCGTCTACGTGCCCCAGCTGGTGCCCCTCCAGTGGATGCCCACCCTGGGCGCGGCGGCCACGGCCGGGGCGGGCCCGGTGTACGCCGTCTTCGGCTTCCTCTTCGGCGGCGTGGGCACGGAGCCCGTGCGCAACCTGGTGCAGGAGTACGGCGCCTCGTACGTCATGGTCACCGGCCTGCTGAACTGGCTGGCCTGCTTCGACATCTTCGACCGCACCACGGGGCGCTGGGTGTGGCGCCTCCCCCAGGACGAGCAGGACGCCCTGGCCGGGAAGGACGCGCCGGACGCCAAGTGA
- a CDS encoding glycosyltransferase has product MVSYLSIVIPIYNEEANITNLWARLSKVLNENWPGPGKTWEVVFTDDGSRDRSLDMLLDIAAGEPRVTVVEFNRNYGQHSAIFGAFAVASGEVVVTMDADLQNPPEEIPKLVAKIEEGFDVVGGWRQGRTDNDSFFRTMPSKIVNAVTRRTTGVRLHDYGCMLRAYRREIVDAMLLCKERSSFIPALANSFAKRIAEVPVGHAERAAGDSKYGFWKLINLQFDLLTSFSLLPLQMLSVLGVAISLLGIGFGIALMVYRILHPEGSVGGVFTLFAVLFFFVGAQFLAFGLLGEYIGRIYQEVRDRPRYVVKKQHHREPGQD; this is encoded by the coding sequence ATGGTTTCCTATCTCAGTATCGTAATTCCCATCTATAACGAAGAAGCAAATATTACCAACCTTTGGGCGAGACTGTCCAAGGTGCTGAACGAGAACTGGCCCGGCCCCGGGAAAACCTGGGAGGTCGTGTTCACCGACGACGGGAGCCGGGACCGGTCCCTGGACATGCTCCTGGACATCGCCGCCGGGGAGCCCCGGGTGACGGTGGTGGAGTTCAACCGGAATTACGGCCAGCATTCGGCCATCTTCGGGGCCTTCGCCGTGGCCTCCGGGGAGGTGGTGGTGACCATGGACGCCGACCTCCAGAACCCGCCCGAGGAGATCCCCAAGCTGGTGGCCAAGATCGAGGAGGGCTTCGACGTGGTGGGCGGCTGGCGCCAGGGCCGCACCGACAACGACAGCTTCTTCCGCACCATGCCCAGCAAGATCGTCAACGCCGTCACCCGCAGGACCACCGGCGTGCGGCTCCACGACTACGGCTGCATGCTCCGGGCCTACCGGCGCGAGATCGTGGACGCCATGCTCCTGTGCAAGGAGCGCTCCAGCTTCATCCCGGCCCTGGCCAACAGCTTCGCCAAGCGCATCGCCGAGGTGCCCGTGGGGCATGCCGAAAGGGCCGCCGGGGACTCCAAGTACGGCTTCTGGAAGCTCATCAACCTCCAGTTCGACCTGCTCACCAGCTTCTCCCTGCTGCCCCTCCAGATGCTCAGCGTCCTGGGGGTGGCCATCTCCCTCCTGGGCATCGGCTTCGGCATCGCGCTCATGGTCTACCGGATCCTGCACCCGGAGGGGTCCGTGGGCGGGGTCTTCACCCTGTTCGCGGTGCTTTTCTTCTTCGTGGGCGCCCAGTTCCTGGCCTTCGGGCTCCTGGGCGAGTACATTGGGCGGATCTACCAGGAAGTGCGGGACCGTCCCCGCTACGTCGTAAAGAAGCAGCACCACAGGGAACCCGGCCAGGATTGA
- the pth gene encoding aminoacyl-tRNA hydrolase, with amino-acid sequence MFVLVPLGNPGAAYTATRHNLGRLMLQRWMEAHCPHPAVVHTFGTGALYRLGHPFLALVPGTYMNLSGQACAEAVKAGFEPARMVLLHDDKDLPLGEGRFRLAGSDGGHNGLKSVFSHLGTQDVARLRLGIGPFPRPLVDFVLGEWTDEEWALIDRMDEPFAEFMAMLAAAGDTGALAGRAGFKVSA; translated from the coding sequence GTGTTCGTCCTCGTCCCGCTGGGCAACCCCGGTGCGGCCTACACGGCCACCCGGCACAACCTGGGACGGCTCATGCTCCAGCGCTGGATGGAAGCGCACTGCCCGCACCCCGCGGTCGTGCACACCTTCGGCACTGGAGCATTGTATCGTCTGGGCCACCCCTTCCTGGCCCTGGTGCCCGGCACCTACATGAACCTCAGCGGCCAGGCCTGCGCCGAGGCCGTGAAGGCCGGCTTCGAGCCCGCGCGCATGGTCCTCCTGCACGACGACAAGGACCTCCCCCTGGGCGAGGGCCGGTTCCGCCTCGCCGGCAGCGACGGCGGCCACAACGGCCTGAAATCGGTGTTCAGCCACCTGGGCACCCAGGACGTCGCGCGCCTGCGCCTGGGCATCGGCCCCTTTCCCCGGCCCCTGGTGGACTTCGTCCTGGGGGAGTGGACGGACGAGGAGTGGGCGCTCATCGACCGGATGGACGAACCCTTCGCCGAATTCATGGCGATGCTGGCGGCGGCCGGGGACACCGGGGCCCTGGCCGGGCGCGCCGGCTTCAAGGTTTCAGCTTGA
- the ppk1 gene encoding polyphosphate kinase 1 codes for MSRHAPRPENILNRELSWLAFNERVLEEAEDPTVPLLERVKFLAITSSNWDEFFMVRVAGIWRQIDAGITQPGADGRTPRQMLEEVSRRIHDLAHRQHELFQYVIKPQMVREGIFILQADELDPEQLRFVQDYFENNLLPLITPLAVDTGHPFPRLGNRALVLMAELEAEEYLEEEAFPVSELAVIPIPTPVSARFLRVPSAPGTHAFLMLEDVVRMHIAQIFHGYAIRNCHALRVTRDSDLPVEEDPNEDLMKTVEEHLRSRRRGAVVRLQYEEALSSTLLDMLIEELELSPEDLYPSEGFAAFSDLLQLYAQLDLPHLKDAPMPPLPVPQLETAPNVFEAIGRHDILLMHPYQSFDDSVVRFVREAADDPKVLAIKMTLYRISTTSPIAAALERAAERGKQVAAIVELRARFDEEGNIAWARRLEKAGVHVVYGMIAYKTHGKACLVIRQEPDGIRRYCHLSTGNYNERTSRLYSDIGIFTARKEFGEDLSNLFNVLTGYTRPPALHKLIMAPQYFRNALYARIDRERDHSRAGRPARMVLKMNALVDPPMIQRLYEASQDGVQIDLLVRGTCCLRPGVPGLSDNIRAVSIIDRFLEHARVYHFHNNGDSETLLASGDLMQRNLDNRVEVAFPLVDPLVAAQVVEMLELQIHDTIKGRVLAQDGSVARRGLDPSWPPLRSQYRSYEHGLLSSGIKALTQKLPDLRDTDI; via the coding sequence ATGAGCCGACATGCGCCCCGACCGGAAAACATCCTCAACCGGGAGTTGAGCTGGTTGGCGTTCAATGAAAGAGTCCTGGAAGAGGCGGAGGACCCGACGGTTCCTCTCCTTGAAAGAGTGAAATTCCTGGCCATCACCTCCAGCAACTGGGACGAATTCTTCATGGTGCGGGTGGCGGGCATCTGGCGGCAGATCGACGCGGGCATCACGCAGCCCGGCGCCGACGGGCGCACCCCCCGGCAGATGCTGGAGGAGGTCTCCCGCCGCATCCACGACCTGGCCCACCGCCAGCACGAGCTCTTCCAGTACGTCATCAAGCCCCAGATGGTCCGGGAGGGCATCTTCATCCTCCAGGCCGACGAGCTGGATCCGGAGCAGCTCCGCTTCGTGCAGGACTACTTCGAGAACAACCTCCTGCCCCTCATCACGCCCCTGGCCGTGGACACGGGCCACCCCTTCCCGCGCCTGGGCAACCGCGCCCTGGTGCTCATGGCCGAGCTGGAGGCGGAGGAATACCTGGAGGAGGAGGCCTTCCCGGTCTCCGAACTGGCCGTCATCCCCATCCCCACCCCGGTCTCGGCCCGGTTCCTGCGGGTGCCCTCGGCCCCGGGGACCCACGCCTTCCTTATGCTCGAGGACGTGGTGCGCATGCACATCGCGCAGATCTTCCACGGCTACGCCATCCGCAACTGCCACGCCCTGCGGGTGACCCGGGACTCGGACCTGCCGGTGGAGGAGGACCCCAACGAGGACCTGATGAAGACTGTGGAGGAGCACCTGCGCAGCCGCCGGCGCGGGGCCGTGGTCCGCCTCCAGTACGAGGAGGCCCTGAGCTCCACCCTGCTGGACATGCTCATCGAGGAGCTGGAGCTCAGCCCCGAGGACCTCTACCCGAGCGAGGGCTTCGCGGCCTTCTCCGACCTGCTGCAGCTCTACGCGCAGCTGGACCTGCCCCACCTCAAGGACGCGCCCATGCCGCCCCTGCCGGTGCCGCAGCTGGAGACGGCGCCCAACGTATTCGAGGCCATCGGCCGGCACGACATCCTCCTCATGCACCCCTACCAGAGCTTCGACGACAGCGTGGTGCGCTTCGTGCGGGAGGCCGCGGACGACCCCAAGGTGCTGGCCATCAAGATGACCCTCTACCGCATCAGCACCACCAGTCCCATCGCCGCGGCCCTGGAGCGCGCCGCGGAGCGGGGCAAGCAGGTGGCGGCCATCGTGGAGCTGCGGGCCCGCTTCGACGAGGAGGGCAACATCGCCTGGGCGAGGCGCCTGGAGAAGGCCGGCGTCCACGTGGTCTACGGGATGATCGCCTACAAGACCCACGGCAAGGCCTGCCTCGTCATCCGGCAGGAGCCCGACGGCATCCGCCGCTACTGCCACCTGTCCACCGGGAACTACAACGAGCGCACCTCGCGCCTCTACAGCGACATCGGGATCTTCACCGCGCGCAAGGAGTTCGGCGAGGACCTCTCCAACCTCTTCAACGTGCTCACGGGCTACACGCGCCCGCCCGCGCTGCACAAGCTCATCATGGCCCCCCAGTACTTCCGCAACGCGCTCTACGCCCGCATCGACCGGGAGCGGGACCATTCCCGCGCCGGACGCCCCGCGCGGATGGTCCTCAAGATGAACGCCCTGGTGGACCCCCCCATGATCCAGCGGCTCTACGAGGCCAGCCAGGACGGCGTGCAGATCGACCTCCTGGTGCGGGGCACCTGCTGCCTGCGGCCCGGGGTGCCCGGGCTCTCCGACAACATCCGGGCGGTCTCCATCATCGACCGGTTCCTGGAGCACGCCCGGGTCTACCACTTCCACAACAACGGGGACTCCGAGACCCTCCTGGCCTCGGGCGACCTGATGCAGCGCAACCTGGACAACCGGGTGGAGGTGGCGTTCCCCCTGGTCGACCCCCTGGTGGCCGCCCAGGTGGTCGAGATGCTCGAGCTCCAGATCCACGACACCATCAAGGGCCGGGTGCTGGCCCAGGACGGCAGCGTGGCCCGCCGGGGGCTGGACCCCTCCTGGCCGCCGCTCCGGAGCCAGTACCGCAGCTACGAGCACGGCCTGCTGTCCAGCGGCATCAAGGCGCTCACCCAGAAGCTGCCGGACCTGAGGGACACCGACATCTGA
- a CDS encoding Mrp/NBP35 family ATP-binding protein, producing the protein MGTRISRAAIYDVLNAYQIPGANANLVALKAVKAIDVEEAEVILRLQLLDAYQDREQVVRQALGGAVGAIEGVEKVTISIEWERTPQAEFKNLLPTVKKCYVIASGKGGVGKSTVASNLAVAMAALGHKVGLLDADIHGPSMGMMFGIKEGPEATPEGKIIPVEKFGLKLMSIAFLIDEDRPVIWRGPMLNKALTQFLGDVLWGDLDFLFIDLPPGTGDTQISLIQNAKVDGAVIVSTPQDVAFLDARKAIGLFQTVKVPITGIVENMSSFHCPSCHVETQIFGHGGVKSAAQRLGLPFLGEVPIDLEIRIGGDSGVPLVAAHPDSPQTKAFMAMARTLAKA; encoded by the coding sequence ATGGGAACGAGAATCAGTCGCGCCGCCATCTATGATGTCCTGAACGCCTACCAGATCCCCGGGGCCAACGCCAACCTGGTGGCCCTGAAGGCGGTCAAGGCCATCGACGTGGAGGAAGCGGAGGTCATCCTGCGCCTGCAGCTCCTGGACGCCTACCAGGACCGGGAGCAGGTGGTGCGCCAGGCGCTGGGCGGCGCCGTGGGCGCCATCGAGGGGGTGGAGAAGGTGACCATCTCCATCGAGTGGGAGCGCACCCCCCAGGCCGAATTCAAGAACCTGCTGCCCACCGTCAAGAAGTGCTACGTGATCGCCTCGGGCAAGGGCGGCGTGGGCAAGAGCACCGTCGCCTCCAACCTGGCCGTGGCCATGGCCGCGCTCGGCCACAAGGTGGGGCTCCTGGACGCCGACATCCACGGCCCCAGCATGGGCATGATGTTCGGCATCAAGGAGGGACCCGAGGCCACCCCCGAGGGCAAGATCATCCCCGTGGAGAAGTTCGGCCTCAAGCTCATGTCCATCGCCTTCCTCATCGACGAGGACCGCCCGGTCATCTGGCGCGGGCCCATGCTCAACAAGGCCCTCACCCAGTTCCTGGGCGACGTGCTGTGGGGCGACCTGGACTTCCTCTTCATCGACCTGCCCCCCGGCACCGGCGACACCCAGATATCGCTGATCCAGAACGCCAAGGTGGACGGCGCGGTCATCGTGAGCACCCCGCAGGACGTGGCCTTCCTGGACGCGCGCAAGGCCATCGGCCTCTTCCAGACCGTCAAGGTGCCCATCACCGGCATCGTCGAGAACATGTCCAGCTTCCACTGTCCCAGCTGCCACGTGGAGACCCAGATCTTCGGCCACGGTGGCGTGAAGTCCGCCGCCCAGCGCCTGGGCCTGCCCTTCCTGGGCGAGGTCCCCATCGACCTGGAGATCCGCATCGGCGGGGACTCCGGGGTGCCGCTGGTGGCGGCGCATCCGGACAGCCCCCAGACCAAGGCGTTCATGGCGATGGCGCGGACCCTGGCGAAGGCATGA
- a CDS encoding MFS transporter, which translates to MTSGLFTRHFVLVFAITFITFFAAFQLFPTVPLRLLELGATIAESGRFMTAFTAGSALGALFTGPFGDRVGQRRMVVGCAVGFGLFLGAYGLLHARWAFYALAFPHGVVWSGLLTATMATLGHVLPADRRADGMSLYGLASPGGVIFGPVVGLAVYGRLGFPAMTAVLAALFVVLGVLSLSLPPDQVRLERRPAFQWPDRTLLAPCMVFFATALGYGALGTYTAQEAIKQGFPPLFGVLPTDAAFLSCMAVGMVVMRIFMTRVGFGNHPTRLLPGMLLAAGAGLALLALMPGGASRHALSALLYGGGYSMVHTLLNAHVLEITHPDRRGAAFGTTLFSFDSGIGIGSLLIGGVIGWGCQHLGLQGYRLGWAVAALFALAALPLSRRLLRESAALAG; encoded by the coding sequence GTGACGTCCGGGCTCTTCACCCGCCATTTCGTCCTGGTCTTCGCGATCACGTTCATCACGTTCTTCGCCGCCTTCCAGCTCTTCCCCACCGTGCCCCTGCGGCTCCTCGAGCTGGGGGCGACCATCGCGGAGTCCGGGCGCTTCATGACGGCCTTCACGGCCGGTTCCGCCCTGGGGGCGCTGTTCACGGGACCCTTCGGGGACCGGGTGGGGCAGCGGCGCATGGTCGTGGGCTGCGCCGTGGGCTTCGGGCTGTTCCTGGGCGCCTACGGGCTGCTCCACGCGCGCTGGGCCTTCTACGCCCTGGCGTTCCCCCACGGGGTGGTGTGGTCCGGGCTGCTCACGGCCACCATGGCCACGCTGGGGCACGTGCTGCCCGCGGATCGCAGGGCGGACGGCATGTCGCTCTACGGGCTGGCCAGCCCCGGAGGCGTGATCTTCGGCCCCGTGGTGGGCCTGGCGGTCTACGGGCGGCTGGGCTTCCCCGCCATGACGGCGGTCCTTGCGGCGCTCTTCGTGGTGCTGGGCGTGCTGTCCCTCAGCCTGCCCCCGGACCAGGTGCGCCTCGAGCGCCGGCCGGCCTTCCAGTGGCCGGACCGGACCCTGCTGGCTCCCTGCATGGTGTTCTTCGCCACGGCCCTGGGCTACGGCGCCCTGGGCACCTATACGGCCCAGGAGGCCATCAAGCAGGGGTTCCCGCCCCTGTTCGGCGTGCTGCCCACGGATGCCGCCTTCCTCTCCTGCATGGCCGTTGGCATGGTGGTCATGCGCATCTTCATGACCCGCGTCGGATTCGGGAACCACCCCACGCGCCTCCTGCCCGGCATGCTCCTGGCCGCGGGGGCGGGCCTCGCCCTGCTCGCGCTGATGCCCGGAGGCGCCAGCCGGCACGCCCTGTCGGCCCTCCTCTACGGTGGCGGCTACAGCATGGTCCACACGCTCCTCAACGCGCACGTGCTGGAGATCACCCACCCCGACCGCCGGGGCGCGGCGTTCGGCACGACGCTGTTCTCCTTCGATTCGGGCATCGGCATCGGCTCCCTGCTCATCGGCGGCGTCATCGGCTGGGGCTGCCAGCACCTGGGACTCCAGGGCTACCGCCTCGGCTGGGCCGTGGCCGCCCTCTTCGCCCTGGCGGCCCTGCCTCTTTCCCGGCGCCTTTTGCGCGAATCCGCAGCCCTGGCGGGTTAG
- a CDS encoding 50S ribosomal protein L25 — MTQEIIQVALRESIGKAASKGLRKQGMIPAVIYGLNEPPVAIAISPKTVARIIASDTGMNSLIHLQREGTEIKRHVIIKDVQRDPVTRRLVHVDLMRVDPDHKVKVKVRIVLKGTPIGVKEGGLLDFTHREIEVECLPSFIPAHIDVNVDHLKVGESLRLDQLNLDSHLTVHGDAHNVICCVVGKKAEEEVAPEAAAAAPAAAAPAAKAKK; from the coding sequence ATGACTCAGGAAATCATTCAAGTCGCGCTCCGCGAGAGCATCGGCAAGGCCGCCAGCAAGGGCCTGCGCAAGCAGGGCATGATCCCCGCGGTCATCTACGGCCTCAACGAGCCCCCCGTGGCCATCGCGATCAGCCCCAAGACCGTGGCCCGCATCATCGCCAGCGACACCGGCATGAACTCCCTCATCCACCTCCAGCGCGAGGGCACGGAGATCAAGCGCCACGTCATCATCAAGGACGTGCAGCGCGACCCCGTCACCCGCCGCCTGGTCCACGTGGACCTCATGCGCGTCGACCCCGACCACAAGGTCAAGGTCAAGGTCCGCATCGTCCTCAAGGGCACCCCCATCGGCGTCAAGGAAGGCGGCCTGCTGGACTTCACCCACCGCGAGATCGAGGTGGAGTGCCTGCCCAGCTTCATCCCCGCGCACATCGACGTCAACGTCGACCACCTCAAGGTGGGCGAGTCCCTGCGCCTGGACCAGCTGAACCTGGATTCCCACCTGACCGTGCATGGCGACGCGCACAACGTGATCTGCTGCGTGGTCGGCAAGAAGGCCGAGGAGGAGGTCGCCCCCGAGGCCGCCGCCGCAGCCCCCGCCGCCGCCGCGCCTGCCGCCAAGGCCAAGAAGTAG
- a CDS encoding BON domain-containing protein yields MRMSRLNPAAAIMGTAAILLVTGGAPLLASDMDNKIEASAKNSYNFKTYLKADTIKVDSDKGVVTLTGTVTQDFDKSLAEETVASLPGVKSVVNKLTIAGEQPAARSDAWISMKVMTALAFHTHVSASATTVKTEKGVVTLTGNADNEAQKRLTGEYAKDVDGVTEVRNDLVVLNTPKAAKATVGEKIDDTSITAQVKTTLLFHKATHVLATKVVTKDGVVTLHGEAANDAEKALVSKLAEDINGVKSVHNKMTVKKS; encoded by the coding sequence ATGAGAATGTCCAGACTGAACCCCGCCGCCGCCATCATGGGCACCGCCGCCATCCTGCTCGTCACGGGAGGCGCCCCGCTCCTGGCCTCCGACATGGACAACAAGATCGAGGCCTCCGCCAAGAACAGCTACAACTTCAAGACCTACCTGAAGGCCGACACCATCAAGGTGGACAGCGACAAGGGCGTCGTCACCCTCACGGGCACCGTGACCCAGGACTTCGACAAGTCCCTGGCCGAGGAGACCGTGGCGTCCCTGCCGGGCGTCAAGAGCGTGGTCAACAAGCTCACGATCGCCGGTGAACAGCCCGCCGCCCGCTCCGACGCCTGGATCAGCATGAAGGTGATGACGGCCCTGGCCTTCCACACCCACGTGAGCGCCTCCGCGACCACCGTCAAGACCGAGAAGGGCGTCGTCACCCTGACCGGCAATGCCGACAACGAGGCCCAGAAGCGGCTCACCGGGGAATATGCCAAGGACGTGGACGGGGTCACCGAAGTGCGCAACGACCTGGTCGTCCTCAACACCCCCAAGGCCGCCAAGGCGACCGTCGGCGAGAAGATCGACGACACCTCCATCACGGCCCAGGTGAAGACCACCCTCCTCTTCCACAAGGCCACCCATGTCCTGGCCACCAAGGTCGTCACCAAGGACGGCGTGGTGACCCTCCACGGCGAGGCCGCCAACGACGCCGAGAAGGCCCTCGTGAGCAAGCTCGCCGAGGACATCAACGGCGTCAAGTCGGTGCACAACAAGATGACCGTCAAGAAATCCTAG
- a CDS encoding response regulator, with translation MGERKRILFVEDDPVLRDLLRESLKDMAPVWAMSFVGSGEAALEAFEQSPFHVVVSDLWMPGMNGAQLLQKVMVRYPATLRFVLSSCEDRKLTTDVVDRAHQFLGKPCDPAFLKSVLRRTFHLGSQVHNDHAKELVARIGRLPSVPALYQEITRLMGSERATLEDLGAAIGRDMAMTAMILKLSNSAFFSLRQTVSTPAEAVSILGIDLLRSLVLAHGLFSQAGAFRFPSFGLAHLWRHSVAVASATKQIAEAQGLGRSASAEYFTAGLLHDVGILVLASRFPDEYARVLDLGRSGGSDLETAEYHVLGATHGEVGGYLLGLWGLPHAVVQAAAWHHQPTLQDTAAFTPALGVHIADSLLSSDPEHEIFSTAKLDEAYLTSLGLRERVPDWTAAIEPDPAGLSDLIT, from the coding sequence ATGGGCGAACGCAAGCGGATCCTCTTCGTCGAGGACGACCCCGTCCTCCGGGACCTCCTTCGGGAGTCCCTGAAGGACATGGCGCCCGTGTGGGCCATGTCCTTCGTGGGCAGCGGCGAGGCCGCCCTGGAGGCCTTCGAGCAGTCCCCGTTCCACGTCGTGGTCTCCGATCTCTGGATGCCGGGCATGAACGGCGCCCAGCTCCTGCAGAAGGTCATGGTGCGCTACCCCGCCACCCTGCGCTTCGTCCTTTCCTCCTGCGAGGACCGCAAGCTGACCACGGACGTCGTGGACCGGGCCCACCAGTTCCTGGGCAAGCCCTGCGACCCGGCCTTCCTGAAGTCCGTCCTGCGCCGCACCTTCCACCTGGGCTCCCAGGTGCACAACGACCACGCCAAGGAGCTGGTGGCGCGCATCGGGCGGCTGCCCAGCGTGCCCGCGCTGTACCAGGAGATCACCCGCCTCATGGGCTCGGAGCGGGCCACCCTGGAGGACCTGGGCGCGGCCATCGGCAGGGACATGGCCATGACCGCCATGATCCTCAAGCTGTCGAATTCCGCCTTCTTCAGCCTCCGCCAGACGGTGTCCACCCCCGCCGAGGCCGTCTCCATCCTGGGCATCGACCTCCTGCGCTCCCTGGTGCTGGCCCACGGGCTCTTCAGCCAGGCCGGGGCCTTCCGCTTCCCCAGCTTCGGGCTGGCCCACCTCTGGCGCCACAGCGTCGCCGTCGCCTCGGCCACCAAGCAGATCGCGGAGGCGCAGGGGCTGGGGCGGTCCGCCTCCGCCGAGTACTTCACCGCCGGGCTCCTCCACGACGTGGGGATCCTGGTGCTGGCCTCCCGGTTCCCGGACGAGTATGCCCGGGTCCTGGATCTCGGCCGCAGCGGCGGCTCGGACCTGGAGACCGCCGAGTACCACGTGCTGGGCGCCACCCACGGCGAGGTGGGCGGCTACCTGCTGGGCCTCTGGGGGCTCCCCCACGCCGTGGTCCAGGCCGCGGCCTGGCACCACCAGCCCACCCTCCAGGACACCGCCGCCTTCACGCCCGCCCTGGGCGTCCACATCGCCGACAGCCTCCTGAGCTCCGACCCCGAGCACGAGATCTTCTCCACCGCCAAGCTGGACGAGGCCTACCTGACCAGCCTGGGGCTCCGGGAGCGCGTGCCCGATTGGACGGCCGCGATCGAGCCGGACCCGGCCGGGTTGAGCGACCTCATCACCTGA
- the rpsR gene encoding 30S ribosomal protein S18: MKRRTDGKGKPKKKKVFGGRRSKFCKFCVEKSTFIDYKDVKTLGGFTPERGKVLPRRTSGVCALHQRMLVEAIKRARNIALLPFATD; this comes from the coding sequence ATGAAGCGTCGCACGGACGGAAAAGGCAAGCCCAAGAAGAAGAAGGTATTTGGCGGTCGGCGCAGCAAGTTCTGCAAGTTCTGCGTCGAGAAGTCCACCTTCATCGACTACAAGGACGTGAAGACCCTCGGCGGCTTCACCCCCGAGCGCGGCAAGGTCCTGCCCCGCCGCACCAGCGGCGTGTGCGCCCTCCACCAGCGCATGCTGGTCGAGGCCATCAAGCGGGCCCGCAACATCGCCCTGCTGCCCTTCGCCACGGACTAG